A single genomic interval of Amblyraja radiata isolate CabotCenter1 chromosome 33, sAmbRad1.1.pri, whole genome shotgun sequence harbors:
- the scn4b gene encoding sodium channel subunit beta-4 → MAAASGAADSWENPHKIPPSALLLVLLTGFVQFHQIFGVEVNIGKVSTLTVLNGSDVMLPCTFSSCMSYSDSSFWWNFQKNKTAPVERIIFIKLTGKRPSVTTEIDRFMLIGDIKRKNISLLLEEVEFEDAGLYTCAFKNPNEADQQANSTLQLFVVSELLPVDNKLTVLIASIVGGVIGLLILLFIIKKLIMLIIKQIGKKKKECLVNSCANTQRGHYGSKADLKSPPKA, encoded by the exons ATGGCCGCAGCATCAGGAGCTGCCGACAGCTGGGAGAACCCCCACAAAATACCCCCCAGCGCCTTGTTGCTGGTTCTCTTGACGG GTTTCGTTCAATTTCACCAGATTTTCGGGGTTGAAGTGAACATTGGGAAGGTGTCAACCCTTACGGTCTTGAATGGCAGCGACGTTATGCTCCCCTGCACTTTCTCCAGCTGCATGAGTTACTCCGACTCCTCCTTCTGGTGGAATTTCCAGAAAAATAAAACAGCACCAGTAGAGAGA ATTATTTTTATCAAACTAACAGGAAAGAGGCCCTCTGTCACTACAGAAATAGACAGATTCATGCTCATCGGGGACATTAAAAGAAAGAATATCTCCCTTTTACTGGAGGAAGTGGAATTTGAGGATGCAGGCCTATACACGTGCGCCTTCAAAAACCCTAATGAAGCCGACCAACAAGCCAATTCcacactgcagctttttgtggtcAGTGAAC TGTTACCAGTGGACAACAAATTGACAGTTCTCATTGCTTCCATTGTCGGAGGAGTGATAGGACTCCTCAttctattatttattattaaaaaGCTAATAATGTTAATAATTAAGCAAATTGGAAAAAAGAA GAAGGAGTGCCTGGTAAACTCCTGCGCCAACACTCAACGTGGACATTATGGTTCCAAGGCCGACCTCAAAAGTCCACCAAAGGCGTGA